In a single window of the Candidatus Neomarinimicrobiota bacterium genome:
- a CDS encoding V-type ATP synthase subunit K (produces ATP from ADP in the presence of a proton gradient across the membrane; the K subunit is a nonenzymatic component which binds the dimeric form by interacting with the G and E subunits) has product MDFAMLGDMNFSLTLAAIGSALGTGVAGMAAIGAWKKAFAANKAAPFILVAFVGAPLSQTIYGMILRNAIQGVSWTAETSGYAMIIGALSGLAMGMSAYMQGKAGARASDALAETGKGFGNYIMVLGVIETVALFVMVFAMTALPS; this is encoded by the coding sequence ATGGATTTTGCAATGCTCGGTGATATGAATTTTTCTTTGACCCTGGCAGCAATCGGATCAGCCCTTGGGACCGGAGTGGCCGGTATGGCCGCCATTGGTGCATGGAAAAAAGCCTTTGCCGCCAATAAAGCGGCTCCCTTTATTCTGGTGGCTTTTGTGGGGGCTCCTTTGTCCCAGACCATTTATGGAATGATTCTGCGGAATGCCATTCAGGGCGTGTCCTGGACGGCTGAGACCAGCGGATATGCCATGATCATCGGCGCCCTGAGTGGACTTGCTATGGGTATGAGCGCATATATGCAGGGTAAAGCCGGAGCACGGGCATCCGATGCTCTGGCTGAAACAGGCAAGGGATTTGGTAATTACATTATGGTTTTAGGAGTTATCGAGACTGTAGCCCTCTTTGTAATGGTCTTTGCAATGACGGCATTACCATCGTAG
- a CDS encoding nitrous oxide-stimulated promoter family protein produces the protein MSLLYDIRGKILKFIYRLFVHFEPNTIDRMIRIYCRDNHKTRNGLCPECKELKNYAFARLNACPLLPRKPVCSRCPVHCYKPDMREKIRAVMRYSGLRMIYKAPFLTLMHGIHMQLKIASSQ, from the coding sequence ATGTCGCTCCTTTATGATATCCGGGGCAAGATTTTGAAATTTATTTATCGACTTTTTGTACATTTTGAGCCCAATACTATCGACCGGATGATCCGGATCTACTGCAGGGATAATCATAAAACCCGGAACGGATTATGTCCGGAATGTAAAGAATTAAAAAATTACGCATTTGCCCGGCTGAATGCGTGTCCCCTATTGCCCCGCAAACCGGTTTGTTCCCGCTGTCCCGTTCACTGTTACAAACCTGATATGCGTGAAAAAATTCGTGCGGTCATGCGATATTCCGGCCTGAGGATGATATATAAAGCCCCTTTTTTAACGCTGATGCATGGCATTCATATGCAATTGAAAATAGCCAGTAGTCAGTAG